GCTACCTGTCGGGCGACGCGGTCGGGAGCGTGGGCAGCGGGACGTGCTCGGTGAGCGTTCGAAAGCGCTCGTTGTGCGAGCAGTCGGCGAACGGGCCGAGCGGTGAGAGCAGCTCGCGCAGGCACGGGTCGAGATGGTCGCGGATCCACACCGACATCCCGACCCCTGCCTCGGGCGCGAGCTGCGTCCACGCGCGCCGCAATGCCTCGAAGCGGAACACCGCTTCCGGGTGCTCCCACCACCGCGGGCACCACTTGATCTCGCCGCGCAGGGGCCGGGCGATGACCGCGGCGACGTGCCGATGAACCCAGCCGATCAGCCTGTCGGCGTCGATCCCCGTGTCCTCATCAGCAACGTCGTCTTGGGAGATGTCGTCGTCCTGCTCGGTAATCAGCTCGGCTCGACCGTTGATGACACCGTCGAGGAGTTCGCTCTGGTGGGCGCGCCAGCCCTCGAGGACGCCGATGCGGGCCTGCAGCTCGATCAACAGTCGGCTCGCCGCGGTCGGGTCGTCGGTCACGACGCCTCGCCTCCCCGGGTCGATGTCCCGGCGCTGGTCGTGAACGGGTTGTCCAGCCCGAGCGCTTCCTGTGCGGCGGCCCGGAGTTCGGCGAGGGCGACCGTTGAGTAGGTGCGGATGTCGACGGCGTCGTCTTCCTGGTACCAGGGCTGCAGCTCGCCCAGCCCGGCTCGCCGTCCGGTCGCAAGCAGCACGGCCTGGGAGCGGGGCAGGGCGCGCAGGACCGACACCGGCAGGACGGG
This sequence is a window from Pseudonocardia petroleophila. Protein-coding genes within it:
- a CDS encoding DUF4913 domain-containing protein gives rise to the protein MTDDPTAASRLLIELQARIGVLEGWRAHQSELLDGVINGRAELITEQDDDISQDDVADEDTGIDADRLIGWVHRHVAAVIARPLRGEIKWCPRWWEHPEAVFRFEALRRAWTQLAPEAGVGMSVWIRDHLDPCLRELLSPLGPFADCSHNERFRTLTEHVPLPTLPTASPDR